In Rothia mucilaginosa, one genomic interval encodes:
- a CDS encoding HU family DNA-binding protein produces the protein MAKNRTELVAEVAEKSGKSQATVNAVLDAVFQVFESSVSKGEKITIPGWMAIERTDRAARTGRNPQTGETIQIPAGHGVKLTAGSKLKAAVAKK, from the coding sequence ATGGCTAAGAACCGTACCGAACTCGTTGCAGAGGTTGCAGAGAAGTCTGGCAAGAGCCAGGCAACCGTGAATGCAGTCCTCGACGCAGTGTTCCAGGTTTTCGAGTCTTCCGTCTCCAAGGGCGAGAAGATCACCATCCCCGGTTGGATGGCAATCGAGCGTACTGACCGTGCAGCTCGTACCGGCCGTAACCCGCAGACCGGCGAAACTATCCAGATTCCCGCCGGTCACGGCGTGAAGCTGACCGCAGGCTCCAAGCTGAAGGCAGCAGTCGCTAAGAAGTAA
- the rpsN gene encoding 30S ribosomal protein S14: MAKKSKIARNEQRKVIVARYNEKRIALKKTLIDENATPEEREAARVALQKLPRNASPVRVRNRDQIDGRPRGTFQKFGISRVRFREMAHRGELPGITKSSW; encoded by the coding sequence ATGGCTAAGAAGTCCAAGATCGCTCGCAACGAGCAGCGCAAGGTCATCGTCGCTCGCTACAACGAGAAGCGTATCGCGCTGAAGAAGACCCTGATCGACGAGAACGCTACCCCCGAGGAGCGCGAAGCAGCACGCGTGGCACTGCAGAAGCTGCCCCGCAACGCTTCCCCCGTTCGCGTGCGTAACCGCGACCAGATCGACGGCCGTCCCCGCGGTACCTTCCAGAAGTTCGGTATCTCCCGCGTGCGCTTCCGCGAGATGGCACACCGTGGCGAGCTGCCCGGTATCACCAAGTCCAGCTGGTAA
- the rpmG gene encoding 50S ribosomal protein L33, producing the protein MASKAKDLRPIIKLKSTAGTGYTYVTRKNRRNNPDRMVLKKYDPVVRKHVDFREER; encoded by the coding sequence ATGGCATCCAAGGCTAAGGACCTCCGTCCTATCATCAAGCTCAAGTCCACTGCTGGCACCGGTTACACCTACGTGACCCGTAAGAACCGCCGCAACAACCCCGACCGCATGGTGCTGAAGAAGTACGACCCCGTCGTCCGCAAGCACGTTGACTTCCGAGAGGAGCGCTAA
- the rpmB gene encoding 50S ribosomal protein L28, giving the protein MAAVCQVTGAVPGFGHSISHSHRRNKRRFDPNVQKKTYWVPSLRRKVTLNVSAKGIKVIDARGIDAVVAEIIARGEKI; this is encoded by the coding sequence ATGGCAGCAGTCTGCCAGGTGACCGGAGCTGTTCCCGGCTTTGGACACAGCATTTCGCACTCGCATCGCCGCAACAAGCGTCGATTCGACCCGAACGTTCAGAAGAAGACCTACTGGGTTCCTTCGCTGCGTCGTAAGGTAACCCTGAACGTGTCCGCTAAGGGCATCAAGGTTATCGATGCTCGTGGCATCGATGCCGTTGTTGCAGAAATCATCGCACGCGGGGAGAAGATCTAG
- a CDS encoding SGNH/GDSL hydrolase family protein, with translation MTTPLLDSNGKLNGESVRYVAIGDSFTEGVGDVDRRRPNSLRGWADRVAEGLGAVDPQAQYANLAIRGRLLIPILEEQLPHALDLKPNLVTFYGGGNDIMRPNVDIDQLMTHVDEAFATLRGEGIEVLTITGLDVQGQGPFARTRGRTATYNELLRGIAEDHGVHIIDYWRWNDFLDWRLWADDRLHMNDLGHERFASRVLAQLGLPGVVTEPVLPPEVQLTVREKVEQEARWVREFALPWIGRRLKGTSSGDGVSPKYPQWVPAASLKN, from the coding sequence ATGACGACCCCGCTCCTAGACTCCAACGGCAAGCTCAACGGTGAATCAGTACGCTACGTGGCAATTGGTGACTCCTTCACTGAAGGTGTGGGCGATGTTGACCGCCGCCGCCCCAACAGCCTGCGCGGCTGGGCTGACCGCGTTGCCGAAGGCCTCGGTGCAGTAGACCCGCAGGCACAGTACGCAAACCTCGCCATCCGCGGCCGCCTGCTCATTCCCATCCTCGAAGAGCAGCTGCCCCACGCCCTGGACCTGAAGCCCAACCTCGTCACCTTCTACGGCGGCGGCAACGACATCATGCGACCCAACGTGGATATCGACCAGCTCATGACCCACGTAGACGAAGCCTTCGCCACCCTGCGCGGCGAAGGAATCGAAGTGCTTACCATAACCGGCCTGGACGTGCAGGGCCAGGGCCCCTTCGCCCGCACCCGCGGCCGCACCGCCACCTACAACGAACTACTGCGTGGCATCGCCGAAGACCACGGCGTGCACATCATCGACTACTGGCGCTGGAATGACTTCCTCGACTGGCGCCTGTGGGCTGACGATCGCCTGCACATGAACGACCTCGGCCACGAACGCTTTGCATCCCGCGTGCTGGCACAGCTCGGCCTGCCCGGTGTGGTCACCGAACCGGTACTGCCCCCGGAGGTGCAGCTGACCGTTCGTGAGAAGGTTGAGCAGGAGGCGCGCTGGGTTCGCGAGTTTGCCCTGCCGTGGATCGGTCGCCGCTTGAAGGGTACGAGCTCCGGCGATGGTGTGAGCCCCAAGTACCCGCAGTGGGTCCCCGCGGCAAGCCTTAAGAACTAG
- a CDS encoding ABC transporter ATP-binding protein translates to MKEITERTLKVENVSLGYGETTIVKDLSLEFPKGKITAIIGPNGCGKSTLLRGVSRLLKPLNGDFTLDGKSTHEYSMKGFARMVGLMPQHPIAPEGITVADLVSRGRYPYQGLFKRNSAEDDEAVAWALEATDTMSLAERQVTELSGGQRQRVWIAMALAQETDILLLDEPTTYLDLAHQVELLDLLSELNEQRGTTMIMVLHELNLAARVADYLVAMKDGSIVAQGEAHDVLTRENLHTIFNLKAEVADPFNDGSVVVVPHPRSAPAAAGSAIAS, encoded by the coding sequence ATGAAAGAAATCACCGAACGCACCCTTAAAGTCGAGAACGTCAGCCTCGGCTACGGCGAAACCACCATCGTCAAAGACCTCTCCCTCGAATTCCCCAAGGGCAAAATCACCGCCATTATCGGCCCTAACGGCTGCGGCAAGTCCACCCTGCTACGCGGTGTCTCCCGACTGCTCAAGCCCCTCAACGGTGACTTCACCCTCGACGGTAAGTCAACCCACGAATACTCCATGAAGGGCTTCGCCCGCATGGTCGGGCTCATGCCCCAGCACCCCATCGCTCCCGAAGGCATTACCGTAGCCGACCTGGTCTCCCGAGGACGCTACCCCTACCAAGGCCTCTTCAAACGCAATAGCGCCGAAGATGACGAGGCGGTTGCTTGGGCTCTCGAAGCCACCGATACCATGTCCCTTGCAGAACGCCAGGTCACCGAACTCTCCGGCGGCCAACGCCAGCGCGTCTGGATCGCCATGGCGCTCGCCCAGGAAACCGATATCCTACTGCTGGACGAACCGACCACCTACCTCGACCTGGCACATCAGGTGGAGCTACTCGACCTGCTCTCGGAACTCAACGAACAGCGCGGCACCACCATGATCATGGTGCTGCACGAACTGAACCTCGCCGCCCGAGTCGCCGATTATCTCGTCGCGATGAAGGACGGCTCCATCGTTGCCCAAGGCGAAGCACACGATGTGCTCACCCGCGAGAACCTGCACACCATCTTCAACCTGAAAGCAGAGGTCGCCGATCCGTTTAACGACGGTAGCGTGGTGGTGGTACCGCACCCGCGTAGCGCGCCCGCAGCTGCCGGTTCAGCTATTGCATCCTAA
- a CDS encoding acyltransferase family protein translates to MSETPGTPQARASQGTYTTAPRSIKAREASDYPLEEFIESRGFRPEIQGLRAFAVLLVVLYHVWFGKVSGGVDVFLFISAFLLSLSFMRKINEGKPLNLFNYWLHVFQRLLPVATVVIAATTIASFFVLAPSRWAQTVTDAKSSLFYFQNWNLAFSSVDYYAQNASVKSPFQHFWSLSIQGQIFIIWPLLFAAVAYVVHRFRGNLFTTAVFIFNTVFVASLTFSIVETDTNQGFAYFDTRTRLWEFAIGTLLAMLTLKWKAPEKARVIMGWVGIIGLVTCGAILPVERAFPGYLALWPVISGALVIMAGRTNSRWGIDRLLVSAPLQNLGNISYALYLVHWPILILYSSAVGTSRVNVIEGTIIILVSIGLAWLLIRFVEKPLRYRKDPFVPWLMMKMRFKTIFSVKTWADQLAFILAIFLVAGVPLAAAQTWIGYRNTQSEQNAELQVQTASENYPGARAIGGAQQGLIDNPIPSGGDVKAQYEGLSDPCTGVFAPSDPALAKYCNVQKYGPEDAPLTMVIGNSHAEQALSIFKPIAEQTKTNLQTYLLGGCQYPVRSVNAGNECSEFNTKMTEEIIKRKPQTVVFIATIAQARSNDERADPSLDETVRRLTEAGIQVIGLRDNPRFEYNIYECAQKAGTDKSSCARPASDKYAAENPAKEIFDKYRDQGAVMVDLKDLYCPNGMCSPVVGNIYVYFDDNHVSKTYGRTMAQEVFQRAAEGGWLVSGKVNF, encoded by the coding sequence ATGTCTGAAACCCCCGGAACCCCGCAGGCCCGCGCCTCGCAGGGAACCTACACCACTGCACCGCGCAGCATCAAAGCACGCGAAGCCAGCGACTACCCCCTCGAAGAGTTCATTGAATCGCGAGGGTTCCGCCCTGAAATTCAGGGCCTGCGCGCCTTCGCCGTGCTCCTCGTGGTGCTCTACCACGTCTGGTTCGGCAAAGTCTCCGGCGGTGTGGATGTCTTCCTCTTCATCTCTGCCTTCCTGCTCTCGCTCTCCTTCATGCGCAAGATCAACGAGGGCAAACCCCTCAACCTCTTCAACTACTGGCTGCACGTCTTCCAGCGACTGCTACCCGTAGCCACAGTGGTTATCGCGGCTACCACCATTGCGTCCTTCTTCGTGCTCGCGCCCAGCCGCTGGGCGCAAACCGTAACCGACGCAAAGAGCTCCCTGTTCTACTTCCAGAACTGGAACCTCGCGTTCAGCTCCGTAGACTACTACGCCCAAAATGCCTCCGTGAAGTCGCCCTTCCAGCACTTCTGGTCGCTCTCCATCCAGGGACAGATCTTCATCATCTGGCCCCTGCTCTTCGCTGCAGTAGCCTACGTCGTACACCGATTCCGCGGGAACCTCTTCACCACCGCGGTATTCATATTCAACACGGTGTTCGTCGCATCCCTGACCTTCTCCATCGTCGAAACCGACACCAACCAGGGATTTGCCTACTTCGACACCCGCACTCGCCTCTGGGAATTCGCCATCGGCACCCTGCTGGCAATGCTCACCCTCAAGTGGAAAGCACCCGAAAAGGCGCGAGTCATCATGGGTTGGGTCGGCATTATTGGCCTGGTCACCTGTGGCGCCATCCTGCCCGTTGAACGAGCATTCCCCGGCTACCTGGCACTCTGGCCCGTCATCTCCGGTGCGCTCGTCATCATGGCAGGCCGCACCAACAGCCGCTGGGGCATCGACCGACTGCTGGTCTCTGCACCCCTGCAGAACCTCGGCAACATCTCCTACGCCCTGTACCTGGTGCACTGGCCCATCCTCATTCTCTACAGCAGCGCCGTCGGAACCTCTCGTGTGAACGTCATCGAAGGCACCATCATCATCCTTGTCTCCATCGGTCTGGCATGGCTACTCATCCGCTTCGTCGAAAAGCCGCTACGCTACCGCAAGGACCCCTTTGTACCCTGGCTCATGATGAAGATGCGCTTCAAGACCATCTTCTCCGTCAAGACCTGGGCAGACCAGCTCGCCTTCATCCTTGCAATCTTCCTGGTCGCCGGCGTGCCCCTGGCCGCCGCACAGACCTGGATTGGCTACCGCAACACCCAGTCCGAGCAGAACGCCGAACTGCAGGTACAGACCGCCAGCGAAAACTACCCCGGCGCCCGGGCTATTGGCGGTGCCCAGCAGGGACTCATTGACAACCCCATCCCCTCTGGTGGTGATGTCAAGGCCCAGTACGAGGGACTGAGTGACCCCTGCACTGGCGTCTTCGCTCCCTCCGACCCGGCACTCGCCAAGTACTGTAACGTGCAGAAGTACGGCCCCGAGGACGCACCGCTGACCATGGTCATCGGTAACTCCCACGCCGAGCAGGCGCTGAGCATCTTCAAGCCCATTGCAGAGCAGACCAAGACCAACCTGCAGACCTACCTGCTCGGTGGCTGCCAGTACCCGGTCCGCTCCGTCAACGCCGGTAACGAATGCTCGGAATTCAACACCAAGATGACCGAGGAAATTATCAAGCGTAAGCCGCAGACCGTGGTCTTCATCGCGACCATTGCCCAGGCACGTTCGAATGACGAACGAGCCGACCCGAGCCTCGACGAGACGGTCCGCCGCCTCACCGAGGCAGGAATCCAGGTCATCGGCCTGCGCGATAACCCGCGTTTCGAGTACAACATCTACGAATGTGCTCAGAAGGCCGGTACCGACAAGAGCTCCTGTGCGCGACCCGCAAGTGACAAGTACGCCGCAGAAAACCCAGCGAAGGAAATCTTCGACAAGTACCGCGACCAGGGCGCCGTCATGGTGGACCTGAAGGACCTGTACTGCCCCAACGGCATGTGCAGCCCCGTGGTTGGAAATATCTACGTCTACTTCGACGACAACCATGTCTCCAAGACCTACGGGCGCACCATGGCGCAGGAAGTCTTCCAGCGTGCAGCGGAAGGCGGCTGGCTCGTCAGCGGAAAAGTGAACTTCTAA